A genomic window from Sulfurospirillum multivorans DSM 12446 includes:
- a CDS encoding AEC family transporter, with amino-acid sequence MNYVLGALLPICLIIFAGYAFKHAKFPSTDFWPKMDKFTYYVLMPSLLVYELAVAKIDLTYTLSLVATSLGGIFAILVVLIMLNLILHFENRAFTSIVQGGIRFNTYVFLALVNAVYGVEGLVLAAIVIAFAIPFINVLCISVFAIYLREGKFSLMVFFKTIIKNPLIGACAIGGLINITGVEVPLFILKSVSILSHAALPMGLLSVGVGLELKYLKEAKKELVVSTVAKLVLFPMIAYGLSLLFGLSGMSLSIAILFASMPTATSSHILARELGGDVSLMASITTLETLACVGTLFLIVPLL; translated from the coding sequence ATGAATTACGTACTGGGTGCTCTTTTACCGATCTGTTTGATCATCTTTGCGGGGTATGCGTTTAAGCATGCGAAATTTCCTTCAACGGATTTTTGGCCCAAGATGGATAAGTTCACCTATTATGTTCTGATGCCTTCTCTTTTGGTGTATGAGCTAGCCGTTGCCAAAATCGATTTGACGTACACCCTCTCTCTGGTTGCCACATCACTGGGAGGCATTTTTGCCATCTTGGTTGTTTTGATCATGCTGAATCTCATCCTCCATTTTGAAAATAGGGCGTTTACCTCAATCGTGCAAGGCGGCATTCGTTTTAATACCTATGTCTTTTTAGCCCTTGTCAATGCGGTTTACGGTGTTGAGGGGTTGGTTTTAGCTGCCATTGTGATCGCTTTTGCCATTCCGTTTATCAATGTTTTGTGCATCTCGGTCTTTGCTATTTATCTGCGTGAGGGAAAATTTTCACTGATGGTGTTTTTCAAAACGATCATTAAAAATCCTTTGATTGGTGCGTGTGCGATCGGTGGCTTGATCAATATTACGGGCGTGGAAGTGCCTCTTTTCATTCTAAAAAGTGTCTCCATCCTCAGTCATGCAGCCCTTCCTATGGGACTTTTGTCTGTGGGTGTGGGGTTGGAGCTTAAGTATCTGAAAGAGGCTAAAAAAGAGCTCGTTGTCTCAACCGTGGCAAAACTGGTTCTCTTTCCTATGATTGCTTATGGATTATCGCTTTTGTTTGGACTCTCTGGTATGAGTTTGAGCATTGCCATTTTGTTTGCTTCGATGCCAACGGCGACCTCTTCGCATATCTTAGCGCGCGAACTGGGTGGCGATGTCTCTTTGATGGCTTCCATTACGACGCTTGAGACGTTAGCCTGTGTGGGAACACTCTTTTTGATCGTACCCCTTTTATAG
- a CDS encoding translation initiation factor, which translates to MANKPLFSIVSALDRGTAWQFEEEKASSTTHEIKLPTKHFLVLKMEKRQGKPVSIVGPFFLEKETLVKLCSLVKKKLGSGGTCKESWMEFQGECREKLKMILMAEEFRFKG; encoded by the coding sequence ATGGCAAATAAGCCCCTCTTTTCCATCGTCTCTGCATTAGATCGAGGTACCGCATGGCAGTTTGAGGAAGAGAAAGCTTCCTCAACGACTCATGAGATCAAACTGCCAACAAAGCATTTTTTAGTGTTAAAAATGGAAAAGCGCCAAGGCAAACCTGTCTCAATCGTGGGTCCTTTTTTTCTGGAGAAAGAAACACTGGTAAAGCTCTGCTCTTTAGTCAAAAAAAAGCTTGGCAGTGGCGGTACATGTAAAGAATCGTGGATGGAGTTTCAAGGCGAATGTCGCGAAAAACTCAAAATGATTTTAATGGCTGAGGAATTTCGCTTTAAGGGATAA
- a CDS encoding ABC-F family ATP-binding cassette domain-containing protein: MVEVNNLTMRFAHQLLFENISLKLDKGKRYGLIGANGAGKTTFLKILSKQIDATSGNISIENGLRVGVLNQNQYAFEEFTLKDAVMYGNKRLYDAIKEKEHLYVTGDFSDEKVNDRLAELEIICAEEDPTYEVEVNIEKILASLGFPVDAQETLMSELTGGDKFKILLAQVLYPKPDVLFLDEPTNNLDLEAISWLEEQLIRHEGTMVVISHDRHFLNSVVTNILDVDFKKIREFSGNYDEWYLAANLIAKQQETDRDKKLKEKEDLEAFVRRFSANASKAKQATSRQKRLEKLDIADIQTSSRRDPSIVFRMGRDIGNEVLDVEGIEKSYGDQKVLHNISFKVEKGEKIALIGHNGVGKTTLCNILMEQLDSDTGSVKWGATITSSYFPQNATDMITGDFQLFEWLQQYDDKKDLDEIRKCLGRMLFSGEEQKKSVSQLSGGEKHRMMLSKMMLQRGNFLVLDEPDNHLDLEAIIALGEGLYKFPGNVICVTHDRELIDAFANRIIELHADGTMIDFKGDYEAFRETHGK, encoded by the coding sequence ATGGTCGAAGTGAACAATCTAACGATGCGTTTTGCGCATCAGCTTTTATTTGAAAATATTAGTTTAAAGCTTGACAAAGGCAAACGTTACGGACTTATCGGTGCGAATGGTGCAGGTAAGACAACCTTTTTGAAAATTTTGTCGAAGCAAATTGATGCAACGAGTGGCAATATTTCGATTGAAAATGGTCTTCGTGTCGGCGTTTTAAATCAAAATCAGTACGCTTTTGAAGAGTTTACGCTCAAAGATGCCGTTATGTACGGTAACAAAAGACTGTACGATGCGATTAAAGAAAAAGAGCACTTGTATGTTACGGGCGATTTTTCCGATGAGAAGGTCAATGATCGTTTAGCCGAGCTAGAGATCATCTGTGCGGAAGAAGATCCGACGTATGAAGTGGAAGTGAATATCGAGAAAATTTTGGCTTCTTTAGGTTTTCCTGTTGATGCACAAGAGACGTTAATGAGTGAACTCACCGGAGGCGATAAGTTTAAGATTTTGCTTGCCCAAGTGCTCTACCCAAAACCTGACGTCCTTTTTCTCGATGAGCCTACCAACAACTTAGATCTTGAAGCGATCTCGTGGTTAGAAGAGCAACTCATTCGCCATGAAGGCACGATGGTTGTCATCTCGCACGATAGACACTTCCTTAACTCAGTTGTGACCAATATCTTAGATGTCGATTTTAAGAAAATTCGTGAATTTTCAGGTAACTATGATGAGTGGTATTTAGCGGCCAACTTGATTGCGAAACAGCAAGAGACTGATCGCGATAAGAAATTGAAAGAGAAAGAAGATCTTGAAGCGTTCGTAAGACGCTTCTCTGCCAATGCGTCTAAAGCCAAACAAGCCACTTCACGTCAAAAAAGACTTGAAAAACTGGACATTGCAGACATCCAAACCTCTTCGCGCAGAGATCCAAGCATTGTGTTTCGCATGGGACGTGACATTGGCAACGAAGTCTTGGACGTCGAAGGCATCGAGAAGAGTTATGGGGATCAAAAAGTACTTCATAACATCAGCTTCAAAGTGGAAAAAGGTGAAAAAATTGCCCTCATTGGACACAATGGTGTGGGTAAAACGACACTGTGCAACATCCTTATGGAACAACTTGATTCTGATACGGGTAGTGTAAAATGGGGTGCTACGATCACGTCGAGCTATTTCCCTCAAAATGCTACCGATATGATCACGGGAGATTTTCAACTCTTTGAGTGGTTGCAACAGTACGATGATAAAAAAGATTTGGACGAAATTAGAAAGTGTTTAGGGCGTATGCTTTTCTCTGGTGAGGAGCAAAAAAAGAGTGTGAGTCAGCTCAGTGGTGGTGAAAAACACCGTATGATGCTCTCTAAAATGATGCTTCAACGAGGTAACTTTTTAGTCCTTGATGAGCCCGATAACCACCTTGATCTTGAAGCGATTATCGCTCTGGGTGAGGGGCTTTATAAATTCCCTGGTAATGTTATCTGTGTCACACACGATAGGGAGCTTATTGACGCGTTTGCAAACCGCATCATTGAACTCCATGCGGATGGAACGATGATTGATTTTAAAGGCGATTACGAAGCCTTTAGAGAGACGCATGGCAAATAA
- a CDS encoding putative bifunctional diguanylate cyclase/phosphodiesterase: MPIRKTVRDEQGRPLFVMTTLFKLTSTFDRLINSVRHRQNLIVSIIRDSDLFQQYNSLGQNEYNLTYQTPFPKASMERMFETIFDNYHLTPHNLKRDEPLVSFRYQDSQGIEYLTSIKYNKTYKLWIVVHTYVDTIIEDFLETLALYFAVFITSGGLFFFLFHLIAHAEEKRRNDLLYQATYDQLTTLPNRSYLHQNIFNWAYKNAPAFSLFYIDMDHFKNINDSFGHQFGDYVLVEIAKRLKEMLPVDADVIRYGGDEFVMMTHLCERQELIFFATQLIDALSRPYDVQELHFNIGASIGIALYPDHGQSLDMLLRASDIALYESKKIKNSAHIFANAMQEGFLKNVHIEQELRKAMAHHELFMVYQPQMDVEGSVYGVEALIRWNSSHLGLVPPNDFIPLAEASGLMPKIGRFIVETVCLEMQALHQILQHPFQVSINISVRQFMDAGFLEHLLQTIEQTQMRSLSITLEVTENLFIEDVHSLLPLLKQIKAMGIQISMDDFGTGYSSLSMLRKLPIDELKIDKSFVDEMFEDDAAQKMVQNIIAIGKNFGMHIVAEGVETKEQKELLSLFGCDRFQGYYFAKPLPKEDLLKFLQENSFTCNV, encoded by the coding sequence ATGCCGATTCGTAAAACGGTTCGTGACGAACAAGGACGTCCTCTTTTTGTGATGACAACGCTGTTTAAACTGACCAGCACCTTTGATCGGTTGATCAACAGTGTACGTCATCGCCAAAACCTGATTGTCTCAATCATTAGAGACAGCGATCTTTTTCAACAATACAACTCGTTAGGACAAAATGAATACAACCTCACCTACCAAACACCTTTTCCCAAAGCGTCGATGGAGCGTATGTTTGAGACCATCTTTGACAACTACCACCTCACGCCTCACAATCTCAAAAGAGATGAACCGCTTGTCTCTTTTCGGTATCAAGACAGCCAAGGGATAGAGTATCTTACCTCCATCAAATACAATAAAACCTATAAACTCTGGATCGTTGTTCACACTTATGTAGATACCATTATCGAAGATTTCCTTGAAACACTCGCACTCTATTTTGCTGTATTTATCACCTCTGGCGGACTCTTTTTCTTCCTCTTTCACTTAATCGCACATGCGGAGGAGAAACGCCGTAATGACCTTTTATATCAAGCCACCTACGATCAGCTCACAACCCTTCCCAATCGTAGCTACCTGCATCAAAATATTTTTAACTGGGCCTATAAAAATGCACCTGCTTTTAGCCTTTTTTACATTGATATGGACCATTTCAAAAACATCAATGACAGTTTTGGGCACCAATTTGGAGACTATGTTTTAGTGGAAATCGCCAAACGTTTAAAAGAGATGCTGCCAGTAGATGCAGACGTCATTCGTTACGGTGGCGATGAATTTGTGATGATGACGCATCTTTGTGAGCGCCAAGAGTTGATCTTTTTTGCGACACAGCTTATTGACGCACTCTCACGTCCGTATGATGTGCAAGAGCTTCACTTTAATATCGGTGCTAGCATTGGTATTGCCCTCTATCCCGATCATGGGCAAAGCCTTGATATGCTACTGCGCGCTTCGGATATTGCACTGTATGAATCCAAGAAAATCAAAAATAGCGCGCATATTTTTGCCAATGCCATGCAAGAGGGATTTTTAAAAAATGTCCACATTGAACAAGAACTTCGCAAAGCAATGGCGCATCATGAGCTCTTTATGGTGTATCAACCCCAGATGGATGTTGAAGGCTCGGTTTATGGAGTTGAAGCACTGATACGGTGGAACAGTTCTCATTTGGGTCTTGTTCCACCCAATGACTTCATTCCTTTAGCCGAAGCTTCGGGGCTTATGCCTAAAATTGGGCGTTTTATTGTTGAAACGGTCTGTTTGGAGATGCAAGCGCTACACCAAATTTTGCAGCACCCGTTCCAAGTCTCCATTAATATTTCGGTGCGTCAGTTTATGGACGCTGGATTTTTGGAGCATCTTCTTCAAACCATTGAACAAACACAGATGCGCTCTCTTTCTATCACACTGGAAGTGACTGAAAATCTTTTCATTGAAGATGTTCACTCCCTTTTACCACTCTTAAAACAGATCAAAGCGATGGGTATTCAAATCTCCATGGACGACTTTGGCACGGGCTATTCTTCGTTAAGCATGCTACGCAAACTCCCCATAGATGAGCTCAAAATCGATAAAAGCTTTGTGGATGAGATGTTTGAAGATGATGCAGCACAAAAGATGGTGCAAAATATCATCGCCATTGGAAAAAACTTTGGCATGCACATTGTCGCAGAGGGCGTTGAGACGAAAGAGCAAAAAGAGCTTTTAAGCCTGTTTGGATGCGACCGTTTTCAAGGATACTACTTTGCAAAGCCACTTCCCAAAGAAGATCTTCTGAAATTTCTTCAAGAAAACAGCTTTACATGTAACGTATAA
- a CDS encoding 4Fe-4S dicluster domain-containing protein encodes MSKVHKFVITNPDMCIACNACMKTCIKHAYMRGKLSKKRLDVLTLESGKMPNQCRQCDDAPCANVCPTGALRIANACVELCEEICIGCKLCTIACPYGAINIDAEFPPSIIEEVERHLEAGCISGLKSIAIKCDMCDGIESGPACVSVCPTGALVMIDPVLGECKFGKKIKGDLAPFLKAVVPDVTFENIPAPEVKKPKEPKPAPTPTETSETNQEEA; translated from the coding sequence ATGTCCAAAGTTCATAAATTCGTTATTACCAATCCCGATATGTGTATTGCCTGTAATGCCTGTATGAAAACATGTATTAAACATGCCTACATGCGTGGCAAACTCTCCAAGAAAAGACTCGATGTGCTTACACTAGAGAGCGGGAAAATGCCCAACCAGTGTCGTCAATGTGACGATGCGCCGTGTGCCAATGTCTGCCCAACCGGTGCACTTCGTATCGCCAATGCGTGTGTTGAGCTGTGTGAAGAGATTTGCATCGGCTGTAAGCTCTGTACGATTGCCTGCCCTTATGGTGCGATCAACATCGATGCAGAGTTTCCCCCTTCTATTATCGAAGAAGTAGAGCGCCACCTAGAAGCAGGTTGCATCAGTGGGCTCAAAAGCATTGCCATCAAATGCGATATGTGCGATGGTATCGAAAGTGGACCTGCCTGTGTAAGTGTCTGTCCAACGGGTGCACTGGTGATGATTGACCCAGTGCTAGGTGAGTGCAAATTTGGCAAAAAAATCAAAGGCGATCTGGCACCTTTTTTAAAAGCAGTTGTACCGGATGTTACGTTTGAAAACATTCCTGCACCTGAGGTGAAAAAGCCTAAAGAGCCTAAACCTGCGCCGACCCCTACGGAAACGTCAGAAACCAATCAAGAGGAAGCATAA
- a CDS encoding proton-conducting transporter transmembrane domain-containing protein, whose amino-acid sequence MQTIYTLFLLTSLLSLALYKKPLLAQKIGFGLSSLISLYAAIFFFSHLGETMTWQLPGNFISSPLFRLDSIEMFFSFLVSLIAFAVSLFSFDYAKFYEKKANLAVFASLFNAFILSMLLVIASDNVFSFMLLWEMMTLISALLILINDGEGAGKKVMIYLGIAQIGASCLMVALLIMASFAGSFEFSKFADLNIGFGMSITLFTLLLVGLGSKAGMFPFHVWLPLAYCQSPSNASALMSGVMIKVALFAFIKFSLLLPQFAQFGYILLFMGALSCIFGIIYALASNDYKASIAYSSCENVGIIFLGLGGAFYGLGINSPMIALMGFIAAFFHILNHAVFKSLLFMLSGNVFTATKTRDMDALGGLHKKMPITSIIFFVAAISICALPPLNGFASEWVIYKTMVMGGIDEGVASRFFFTLAIIALSITGAMAIMAFSKMYGSVFLGIARNTKCVEEAKEVSFIRLLPLGLLASLCVGIGIFMSDVVGMLSKIVLTLIPQTSQSVFGLISMPIIIMIMLLCAIIPFVFLYLLKANHKEVRVTEPWACGFLYNKNMQIGSNSFTGDIRKALSFILRHEQEIKIDGYFSKAVYTQKVHDLFWDKLYAPVIHSVMVIADKIGIFQNGRTNLYAGYILIYLCFVLIFGYYYL is encoded by the coding sequence ATGCAAACAATATACACTCTCTTTTTGTTAACCTCCCTTCTTTCCCTAGCTCTTTACAAAAAACCACTCCTTGCCCAAAAGATAGGATTTGGTTTGTCCAGTCTCATTTCACTTTATGCAGCGATCTTTTTCTTCTCTCATCTTGGTGAAACGATGACATGGCAATTACCGGGGAATTTTATCAGTTCACCTCTTTTTAGACTGGATTCAATTGAAATGTTCTTTAGCTTTTTGGTAAGTTTAATTGCGTTTGCAGTTTCACTTTTTAGCTTTGATTATGCGAAGTTCTATGAGAAGAAAGCAAATTTAGCCGTTTTTGCTTCGTTGTTTAACGCGTTTATTCTCTCCATGCTCTTAGTCATTGCAAGCGATAATGTCTTCTCGTTTATGCTTTTATGGGAAATGATGACATTAATATCCGCACTTCTGATTTTAATTAACGATGGTGAGGGTGCTGGGAAAAAGGTTATGATTTACCTAGGAATTGCCCAAATCGGAGCCTCTTGTTTAATGGTTGCGCTTTTAATTATGGCAAGTTTTGCAGGCAGTTTTGAGTTTAGTAAGTTTGCAGATCTAAACATTGGTTTTGGCATGAGCATCACACTGTTCACCTTGCTTCTTGTCGGTCTTGGTTCCAAAGCAGGTATGTTTCCTTTTCATGTATGGTTGCCTTTAGCCTACTGCCAATCTCCATCAAACGCCTCAGCACTGATGAGTGGTGTTATGATCAAAGTAGCCCTCTTTGCGTTTATCAAATTTTCACTCCTTTTGCCACAGTTTGCCCAGTTTGGGTATATCTTACTCTTCATGGGAGCACTCAGCTGTATCTTTGGAATTATCTATGCACTTGCTTCCAACGACTACAAAGCATCCATCGCGTACAGTTCATGTGAAAACGTCGGCATCATCTTTTTAGGATTAGGTGGCGCTTTTTATGGACTGGGAATCAATTCCCCAATGATTGCACTGATGGGCTTTATCGCAGCCTTCTTTCATATTTTGAACCATGCCGTTTTCAAATCACTCCTGTTCATGTTAAGCGGTAATGTCTTCACGGCAACCAAAACACGCGATATGGACGCGCTTGGCGGACTTCATAAAAAGATGCCTATCACCTCTATCATCTTTTTTGTTGCCGCTATCTCCATCTGTGCACTGCCTCCGCTCAATGGATTTGCAAGTGAATGGGTCATCTATAAAACGATGGTGATGGGCGGTATTGATGAAGGTGTTGCATCACGCTTCTTCTTTACACTCGCCATCATCGCTCTTTCCATCACGGGTGCTATGGCTATTATGGCATTTTCAAAAATGTACGGCTCCGTTTTTTTAGGTATAGCTCGTAATACCAAATGCGTCGAAGAAGCAAAAGAGGTCTCTTTCATAAGACTTCTACCACTAGGACTACTCGCAAGTCTTTGTGTGGGAATAGGCATCTTTATGAGTGATGTTGTGGGTATGCTCTCAAAGATTGTTCTAACATTGATACCCCAAACAAGCCAGAGTGTTTTTGGATTGATCTCCATGCCTATCATTATTATGATTATGCTTCTATGCGCCATCATTCCGTTTGTGTTCCTTTACCTCTTAAAGGCAAATCATAAAGAAGTGAGAGTTACCGAGCCATGGGCATGTGGTTTTCTTTACAACAAAAATATGCAAATTGGTTCAAACTCCTTTACGGGTGATATCCGCAAAGCATTGAGCTTTATTTTGAGACACGAACAAGAGATTAAGATTGATGGGTACTTTTCAAAAGCAGTCTATACGCAAAAAGTCCATGACCTCTTTTGGGATAAGCTTTATGCACCCGTGATTCATTCTGTCATGGTGATTGCGGATAAGATAGGTATCTTTCAAAATGGTAGAACCAATCTTTATGCGGGCTATATCTTGATTTATCTTTGTTTTGTACTCATCTTTGGGTATTACTATCTATAA
- a CDS encoding respiratory chain complex I subunit 1 family protein → MDFFYLLLQLISAILVAPLFDGISRKLRAKFQSRVGPSIFQTYRDLLKLLKRGRTKSHSTSYIYQIAPYVLFVSAAAMFCALPIAYDIRSSVLSQFSDIFVLLYLGALFRFMFIIAGIDTANPFAGVSASREGTLGFYTEEIAVICLVVVMMGTGSTNLAYITNLVQEGQYGYAFPSFSIAATAFLWVMYVETGRKPYDLAEAEQELQEGVLGEYCGKDLAIIDVAILLKQFTMLGFFLVIFIPWSFENPILSLIAFLAEVGFLYVMGVFIDNFGPRFTVNNGIKRTMLFALAISCTSLLLYIMGI, encoded by the coding sequence ATGGACTTTTTTTATCTATTATTACAACTTATTTCAGCAATACTAGTCGCTCCTCTCTTTGATGGAATTTCAAGGAAACTCAGAGCCAAATTTCAATCAAGAGTGGGACCTAGTATTTTTCAAACCTATCGTGATCTTTTGAAACTGTTAAAACGGGGTCGTACAAAGTCGCACAGTACAAGCTATATTTATCAAATCGCACCTTATGTACTCTTTGTGAGTGCGGCGGCGATGTTTTGTGCTTTACCCATTGCGTATGACATCCGTTCTTCTGTTTTATCACAGTTTTCTGATATCTTTGTCTTGCTCTATTTGGGTGCCCTTTTTCGATTTATGTTTATCATTGCAGGTATCGATACCGCCAACCCTTTTGCAGGGGTGAGTGCGAGTAGAGAAGGCACACTTGGTTTTTATACCGAAGAGATTGCCGTCATTTGTCTTGTCGTTGTCATGATGGGGACAGGAAGCACAAATCTAGCGTATATTACTAACTTAGTGCAAGAGGGTCAATACGGTTATGCTTTTCCTTCGTTTTCGATTGCAGCCACAGCATTTTTGTGGGTCATGTATGTTGAAACGGGTCGAAAACCTTATGACTTGGCTGAAGCTGAACAAGAGCTCCAAGAGGGTGTTTTGGGTGAATATTGCGGTAAAGACCTTGCCATCATTGATGTAGCAATACTGCTTAAGCAATTTACGATGCTGGGATTTTTCCTCGTCATTTTTATACCGTGGAGTTTTGAGAATCCAATTTTATCCTTGATTGCTTTCTTGGCTGAAGTAGGATTTCTTTATGTTATGGGCGTTTTTATCGATAACTTTGGACCAAGGTTTACGGTCAACAATGGAATAAAAAGAACCATGCTCTTTGCTCTTGCAATTTCATGTACTTCATTATTACTCTATATTATGGGAATATAA
- the hyfE gene encoding hydrogenase 4 membrane subunit, with translation MANINIIDVVAVLMMITSFAVFGLRQYRHSIQAYALQTLLLVIIFLALYFKYGTHELLIWAGTAFVIKVLFVPLYLMSLVKKLGLVVEDEPVGGFFISPVVALSFSLAVAMMLYKVFIHFSLFQDVLPLYAASFIFMMGIFGFILRNSFLKQILSYCLFENGIHLSLALMAYSSHELVEIGILTDAIFAVLIMSVLAKRFYAAYGSLDTSKAVNLRG, from the coding sequence ATGGCAAATATTAATATTATTGATGTCGTTGCAGTGTTAATGATGATCACGAGTTTTGCGGTATTTGGTTTAAGACAATACCGTCATAGCATTCAAGCGTATGCACTGCAAACGCTTTTGTTGGTCATTATCTTTTTGGCTTTATATTTTAAATACGGCACGCATGAACTTCTTATCTGGGCAGGCACCGCTTTTGTGATCAAAGTGCTCTTTGTGCCTTTATATTTAATGAGCCTCGTCAAAAAACTGGGTCTTGTTGTTGAAGATGAACCCGTGGGTGGGTTTTTTATATCGCCTGTTGTAGCGCTTAGTTTTTCACTCGCAGTTGCCATGATGCTGTACAAAGTATTTATACATTTTTCACTTTTTCAAGATGTCTTGCCACTTTATGCGGCTTCATTTATCTTTATGATGGGTATTTTTGGATTTATTTTGAGAAACTCATTTCTCAAACAAATCCTCTCGTACTGCCTCTTTGAAAATGGCATACACCTAAGCCTAGCGCTTATGGCATACAGTTCTCATGAACTTGTTGAGATTGGTATTTTAACCGATGCTATCTTTGCAGTTTTGATTATGAGTGTTTTGGCGAAGCGATTTTATGCCGCTTATGGAAGTCTTGATACCTCCAAAGCCGTAAATTTAAGGGGATAA
- a CDS encoding hydrogenase 4 subunit F, translated as MDILVLILTVPFVFGVIMFCMPLHFKLLQSLHIVLSVAVSILLLSAVGKVVNGEELSIFHNYIFLDSLGAIFLSLIAITGLLVNVYATTYMKWELEDGHIDIKEVKNYFALSFIFTWTMSLSVVCNNIAFMWAAIEATTLASVFLVAVKKDKKSTESGYKYIVLCSIGLAFALYATILLFSAANGKIDGEAMLYTNLLANAANLDSVALKLVFIFALIGFGTKAGLAPTHTWLPDVHAEGPAPTSALLSGILLKCAMLGLIRYYAIVANGVGFDFVQTVMVVSGTLTLFISAFFLIRQHNVKRMFAYHSVAHMGVIAFGLGVGGAIGLFAALFHCAAHSFTKALAFCSTGNIARIYGTKDMTKMGGMIRIAPLTAVLFGIAICSLVGVPGFAIFVSEFLIFKAAAIGEQYLLMGIFAVALAIIFIADFSHFFLASFGKVEGEVVHNSEMKFSENFPLIALAILIVAFGIWQFDSFTFLLDESVKSIMKK; from the coding sequence ATGGATATTTTAGTATTAATACTCACCGTACCTTTTGTTTTTGGCGTGATCATGTTTTGCATGCCACTCCATTTTAAGCTCTTACAAAGTCTCCATATCGTTTTAAGTGTGGCTGTTTCTATTCTTTTGCTGAGTGCTGTGGGAAAAGTGGTCAATGGAGAAGAACTTTCTATTTTTCATAACTATATTTTCTTAGATTCCCTAGGCGCTATCTTTTTATCATTGATTGCAATTACTGGCTTACTGGTCAATGTCTATGCCACGACCTATATGAAGTGGGAGTTAGAAGATGGACATATCGATATTAAAGAGGTCAAAAACTACTTTGCACTGAGTTTCATCTTTACGTGGACAATGAGTTTAAGTGTCGTTTGTAATAACATCGCCTTTATGTGGGCGGCTATTGAAGCAACCACACTCGCTTCGGTGTTTCTTGTAGCGGTTAAAAAAGATAAAAAATCCACAGAGAGTGGATACAAATACATCGTTTTATGTAGTATTGGTCTAGCGTTTGCCCTGTATGCAACGATATTACTCTTCTCAGCAGCCAATGGCAAAATTGATGGTGAAGCAATGCTTTACACCAATCTTCTTGCCAATGCCGCCAACTTAGACAGTGTGGCTTTAAAGCTGGTCTTTATCTTTGCACTCATTGGTTTTGGAACAAAAGCGGGACTTGCCCCTACACATACATGGTTACCCGATGTTCACGCAGAGGGTCCTGCACCTACATCGGCTCTACTTTCAGGCATACTTTTAAAATGTGCCATGTTAGGGCTTATTCGTTACTATGCCATTGTCGCTAATGGAGTTGGTTTTGACTTTGTTCAAACGGTGATGGTTGTCAGTGGAACACTCACTCTTTTTATATCTGCTTTCTTTCTTATTCGTCAACACAATGTCAAGCGTATGTTTGCGTATCACTCGGTAGCCCACATGGGTGTTATCGCGTTTGGACTAGGAGTCGGTGGCGCTATCGGTCTTTTTGCAGCACTCTTTCACTGTGCGGCGCACTCATTTACCAAAGCGTTAGCTTTTTGTTCAACGGGAAACATTGCTCGAATTTACGGCACCAAAGATATGACGAAGATGGGTGGCATGATACGCATAGCTCCACTTACGGCAGTTTTATTTGGTATTGCCATCTGTTCATTGGTTGGTGTTCCTGGATTTGCGATTTTTGTGAGTGAATTTTTGATTTTTAAAGCTGCCGCTATCGGTGAGCAGTACCTTTTGATGGGTATTTTTGCTGTTGCCTTAGCTATTATTTTTATAGCTGACTTTTCACACTTCTTTTTAGCTTCGTTTGGTAAAGTAGAAGGAGAAGTGGTTCATAATAGTGAGATGAAATTCAGTGAAAATTTTCCATTGATTGCCTTAGCCATTTTAATTGTAGCATTTGGTATATGGCAATTCGATTCCTTTACGTTTCTTTTAGATGAGAGCGTAAAAAGTATAATGAAAAAATAG